The following proteins are co-located in the Gossypium hirsutum isolate 1008001.06 chromosome A02, Gossypium_hirsutum_v2.1, whole genome shotgun sequence genome:
- the LOC107936564 gene encoding proteasome subunit alpha type-7 produces the protein MARYDRAITVFSPDGHLFQVEYALEAVRKGNAAVGVRGTDIVVLGVEKKSAAKLQDSRSVKKIVNLDDHIALACAGLKADARVLINRARIECQSHRLTVEDPVTVEYITRYIAGLQQKYTQSGGVRPFGLSTLIVGFDPYSGVPALYQTDPSGTFSAWKANATGRNSNSIREFLEKNYKETSGQETIKLAIRALLEVVESGGKNIEVAVMTKEHGLRQLEEAEIDAIAAEIEAEKEAAEAAKKAPPKEK, from the exons ATGGCAAGATACGACAGAGCGATTACCGTGTTCTCGCCGGACGGCCATTTATTCCAGGTGGAATACGCCCTCGAAGCCGTTCGTAAAGGTAACGCCGCCGTTGGCGTACGGGGCACCGACATCGTCGTTCTAGGCGTCGAGAAAAAATCCGCCGCCAAACTCCAGGACTCACG ATCGGTTAAGAAGATTGTGAATTTGGATGATCATATTGCATTGGCATGTGCTGGACTCAAAGCCGATGCTCGTGTCCTCATCAACAGGGCTCGGATCGAATGTCAAAGCCATAGGCTGACTGTTGAAGATCCGGTTACCGTTGAGTATATTACTCGTTACATTGCGGGTCTTCAGCAGAAGTATACTCAAAGTGGAGGTGTTAGACCATTTGGTCTCTCAACTCTGATCGTTGGCTTTGATCCATATAGCGGTGTACCGGCACTATATCAAACTGATCCATCAGGGACATTTTCAGCTTGGAAAGCTAATGCAACTGGGAGAAACTCGAACTCGATACGAGAGTTTCTAGAGAAGAACTATAAGGAAACTTCTGGGCAAGAAACCATTAAGCTTGCAATTCGTGCATTGCTTGAG GTTGTTGAGAGTGGGGGAAAGAACATCGAAGTTGCTGTGATGACGAAGGAACATGGTCTTCGGCAGCTTGAAGAAGCTGAAATCGATGCCATTGCAGCCGAGATCGAGGCAGAGAAGGAAGCAGCCGAGGCTGCAAAGAAGGCCCCTCCAAAGGAAAAATGA
- the LOC107936563 gene encoding L-ascorbate peroxidase 3: MAAPVMDPQYLKEIEKARRDLRALISSNQCAPIMLRLAWHDAGTYDAKTKTGGPNGSIRHGDELQHAANSGLKKAVDLCEQVKERHPQITYADLYQLAGVVAVEVTGGPTIDFVPGRKDSMASPEEGRLPDANQGAKHLRDIFYRMGLSDKDIVALSGGHSLGRAHPERSGFKGAWTKEPLKFDNSYYKELLNNESDPELLKLRTDKALVEDPKFKRYVELYAKDEDAFFRDYAASHKKLSELGFISPPSKLSLKVALVFVIAIVAILSHYYEGHFSWNELSSQFQKRFNLTDLASKFQKRM, translated from the exons ATGGCTGCCCCAGTAATGGACCCACAATACTTGAAAGAGATCGAAAAGGCTCGTCGAGACCTTCGTGCTCTTATCTCTAGCAACCAATGCGCCCCCATTATGCTTCGCTTGGc GTGGCACGATGCTGGAACTTACGATGCTAAAACCAAGACAGGGGGACCTAATGGTTCTATCAGACATGGTGATGAGTTACAACATGCTGCAAACAGTGGTCTCAAAAAAGCTGTTGATCTTTGTG AACAAGTAAAGGAAAGGCATCCTCAAATTACATACGCAGACCTTTACCAG CTTGCTGGAGTGGTTGCTGTTGAGGTCACCGGAGGTCCTACTATTGACTTTGTTCCAGGCAGGaag GATTCAATGGCATCTCCTGAAGAAGGGCGCCTGCCTGATGCCAATCAAG GTGCAAAACATCTAAGGGACATCTTCTATAGGATGGGCCTGTCTGACAAGGACATTGTGGCACTTTCTGGGGGACATTCATTG GGAAGAGCACATCCTGAAAGATCAGGTTTTAAGGGTGCTTGGACAAAGGAACCTTTGAAGTTTGACAATTCATACTACAA GGAACTACTGAACAACGAGTCGGATCCCGAATTGTTAAAACTTCGAACAGACAAGGCTCTTGTGGAAGATCCCAAGTTCAAGCGCTACGTGGAGCTCTACGCGAAG GATGAGGATGCTTTTTTTAGAGATTATGCAGCCTCGCATAAGAAATTATCTGAATTAGGGTTCATTTCACCACCATCAAAGCTATCTTTGAAGGTAGCTTTGGTATTTGTTATTGCAATTGTGGCAATTCTCAGTCACTACTATGAAGGTCACTTCTCATGGAATGAATTGAGTTCACAGTTCCAAAAGAGGTTCAATTTGACTGATTTGGCCTCAAAATTTCAAAAGAGAATGTAG
- the LOC107936578 gene encoding protein ALTERED PHOSPHATE STARVATION RESPONSE 1, translating into MGCWYSRIDREESVSRCKARKRYIKQLVIARQALSASHSMYLRSLRGTGSALVQFSSNETTLHRPPPVPAPPPPPPPQQPPMSPGSDTWTSGTTTTASPALPPPPPPPPSSSWDFWDPFAQAATTASRSVTEEEWEAATSTSETAVTAVTGAAKAVTPPSSGSELAMVVCRNSKELVEIVKEVDEYFLKAADAGSHLSLLLEASNPNLSGKGYNNYACNLTPTTWTWNWSPKIVENTIVGHTGNTSHCSTIERLYAWEKKLYQEVKNAEAIKIEHEKKVAHMRKLEVKRAEYMKTEKTKKEVEKLESQMMVASQAIETTSAEIIKLRESELYPQLLELVKGLMCMWRSMYEIHQVHTHIVQQLKYLNFIPSNEPTSEIHRQSTLQLELEVQQWHLSFCNLVKAQRDYIQSLAGWLRLSLFQFSKNPLLRNSQESKIYSFCEEWHLAVDRIPDKVASEGIKSFLMVIHAIVVQQAEEYKQKKKADSAFKDLEKKAAELRSLESKYSPFSVLETNKDPIAEKKTKVDLSRAKAEEEKSKHEKSVSVTRAMTLNNLQMGFPHVFQAMVGFSSVCMQAFESVYNQAKSIEQEHDDYVPTVFDNFSANVVVNGSTVNLGLWDTAGQEDYNRLRPLSYRGADVFILAFSLISKASYENVSKKWIPELNHYAPGVPIVLVGTKLDLRNDKQYLNDHPGAVPISAAQGEELRKQIDAPAYIECSAKSQQNVKSVFDSAIKIILQPPKQKKKKNKPCSIM; encoded by the exons atggggTGTTGGTATTCAAGGATTGATAGAGAAGAATCTGTTTCCCGTTGTAAAGCAAGGAAGAGATATATAAAACAACTAGTTATAGCCAGACAAGCATTATCAGCTTCACATTCGATGTATCTTCGTTCTTTACGAGGTACTGGTTCAGCTCTGGTTCAATTTTCAAGCAATGAAACCACTTTACACCGTCCACCTCCGGTGCCGGCACCACCACCGCCTCCGCCGCCACAGCAGCCGCCGATGAGTCCTGGTTCAGACACTTGGACATCGGGTACAACCACCACTGCTTCCCCTGctcttcctcctcctccaccaccaccaccatctaGTAGCTGGGATTTTTGGGATCCATTCGCACAAGCAGCCACTACTGCTTCTCGTTCAGTCACTGAAGAAGAGTGGGAAGCTGCTACTTCTACATCCGAAACGGCTGTCACCGCCGTTACTGGAGCTGCAAAAGCGGTAACGCCGCCTTCGAGTGGTAGTGAGCTAGCCATGGTTGTTTGTAGGAACAGTAAAGAACTAGTGGAGATTGTTAAAGAAGTTGATGAATATTTCCTTAAAGCTGCTGATGCCGGTAGCCATCTTTCATTACTGTTAGAAGCTTCAAATCCCAATCTTTCAG GCAAAGGGTATAATAACTATGCCTGTAACTTAACCCCAACAACATGGACATGGAATTGGAGCCCCAAAATAGTGGAAAACACCATTGTTGGACATACAGGAAATACTAGCCATTGTTCCACCATAGAGAGGTTATATGCTTGGGAGAAGAAACTATACCAGGAAGTCAAg AATGCTGAGGCTATAAAGATAGAACATGAGAAGAAAGTGGCACATATGAGGAAACTTGAAGTGAAGAGAGCTGAGTATATGAAAACtgagaaaacaaagaaagaagtTGAAAAATTAGAATCCCAAATGATGGTTGCTTCACAAGCTATTGAAACTACATCAGCTGAAATCATTAAACTCAGAGAATCTGAGCTTTACCCTCAATTACTTGAGCTTGTAAAGGG ATTGATGTGCATGTGGAGAAGCATGTATGAGATCCACCAAGTTCACACACACATAGTTCAACAACTCAAGTACCTTAATTTCATCCCTTCTAACGAGCCGACATCCGAGATTCACCGGCAATCAACTCTCCAGCTCGAACTCGAAGTCCAGCAATGGCATTTGTCTTTCTGCAACTTAGTCAAAGCTCAACGAGACTACATTCAGTCCCTTGCTGGTTGGCTTCGGCTTAGCCTTTTCCAGTTCAGCAAAAACCCGCTTTTAAGAAACAGTCAAGAATCGAAAATTTACTCTTTTTGCGAAGAGTGGCATCTTGCAGTCGATAGGATTCCGGATAAAGTAGCGTCTGAGGGAATCAAGAGCTTCTTGATGGTAATCCACGCCATCGTAGTTCAACAAGCCGAGGAGTATAAGCAAAAGAAGAAGGCAGATTCTGCGTTTAAAGACTTAGAGAAGAAGGCAGCTGAACTTAGATCACTCGAAAGTAAGTACAGCCCTTTTTCTGTACTGGAAACAAACAAAGACCCCATtgcagaaaagaaaacaaaagtggACTTATCGAGAGCCAAAGCGGAGGAAGAGAAGAGTAAGCATGAGAAGTCGGTGAGCGTAACACGAGCAATGACTTTGAACAACCTTCAAATGGGGTTTCCGCATGTGTTTCAAGCAATGGTAGGGTTTTCGAGCGTATGCATGCAAGCGTTTGAATCCGTATACAACCAAGCCAAGAGTATTGAACAAGAGCACGAT GATTATGTGCCAACCGTTTTCGACAATTTCAGTGCGAATGTTGTTGTCAACGGGAGTACTGTTAATCTCGGGTTGTGGGATACTGCAG GACAAGAGGATTATAACCGATTAAGACCCTTGAGTTATCGTGGGGCTGATGTGTTCATATTGGCGTTTTCCCTCATTAGTAAGGCGAGTTACGAAAATGTTTCTAAAAAG TGGATTCCGGAGTTAAACCATTACGCCCCCGGCGTTCCGATTGTTCTTGTTGGAACTAAGCTTG ATCTCCGGAACGATAAGCAGTACCTTAATGATCATCCTGGAGCTGTGCCGATTTCTGCAGCTCAG GGAGAGGAACTGAGGAAGCAGATTGATGCACCCGCTTATATCGAATGCAGTGCAAAGTCACAGCAG AATGTGAAGTCGGTTTTCGATTCAGCCATTAAAATCATTCTTCAACCTCCTaaacagaagaaaaagaagaataaaccATGCTCGATAATGTGA
- the LOC121209788 gene encoding splicing regulatory glutamine/lysine-rich protein 1 — protein sequence MSRCFPYPPPGYVKNGIRDEALIESIKIKREEEKAKKERKKEKKEKKEKKREKKERDKSRDSGEAESKKRGHKKRHKDERSKEDQKGGDRQKKRENEVECFEKSTLTEEHGQAVGPQNSSDSTLNSSKRQKLSSPPDSGQNPGSIIRIRLPSQRHKDPEVLPSKEQPCSTSGNTDEAFVQRVHEHAPRPGKELEEQPWSTSDIKRPELTFKLGKEKACSSSRTSETLAHNAKVPTLSNLCTTCPTKLALQFKNLVEDWVMPTLQSESTSSGDDDWLVQKKQNLNTEVKTHKDGNLNSNQMSSATWPRACFLPEADIYALPFTVPF from the exons ATGTCTCGGTGTTTTCCGTATCCTCCACCGGGGTACGTAAAGAACGGAATCCGCGATGAGGCACTAATTGAATCGATTAAG ATTAAGAGAGAAGAAGAGAAGGCCaagaaggaaaggaagaaagaaaagaaggagaagaaagagaaaaaacgggagaagaaagaaagagataAGTCTCGGGACAGTGGTGAAGCTGAAAGTAAAAAGCGTGGTCATAAGAAAAGGCATAAAGACGAGAGGAGCAAAGAAGATCAAAAAGGAGGAGACCgtcaaaagaaaagagagaatgaagTGGAATGTTTTGAGAAGAGTACGCTTACTGAAGAACATGGTCAGGCGGTTGGACCACAGAACTCTTCCGATAGCACCCTTAACAGCAGTAAAAGACAGAAGCTGAGCTCGCCTCCAGACAGTGGGCAAAATCCTG GAAGCATTATCCGGATCCGATTGCCTTCCCAAAGGCATAAAGATCCTGAAGTGCTACCCAGCAAGGAACAGCCTTGCTCTACCTCAGGAAACACTGATGAGGCCTTTGTTCAACGGGTGCATGAGCATGCTCCTAGACCAGGCAAAGAACTGGAAGAACAACCTTGGTCGACTTCAGATATTAAACGCCCGGAGCTAACTTTCAAGCTCGGCAAAGAAAAAGCTTGCTCCTCTTCTCGCACATCAGAAACTCTTGCTCATAATGCCAAGGTGCCAACGCTGTCAAACTTGTGTACCACTTGCCCTACGAAATTAGCTTTACAATTCAAAAACCTTGTGGAGGATTGGGTTATGCCTACACTGCAAAGCGAGTCAACCAGTTCTGGCGATGATGACTGGCTGGTTCAGAAGAAGCAAAACCTCAACACTGAGGTTAAAACCCACAAAGATGGAAATCTTAACTCTAACCAAATGAGCTCGGCAACTTGGCCACGTGCTTGCTTCTTGCCCGAGGCCGATATATACGCATTACCATTCACGGTACCGTTCTGA
- the LOC121209791 gene encoding heavy metal-associated isoprenylated plant protein 27, protein MGFLDSVFEFFDCDWPSHKKLKKKPLRTVEIKVKLDCEGCERKVKKSVQGMKGVTQVEVNPKQSKLTVVGYVDPDKVLDRVRHRTGKKVEFWPYVPYDVVPHPYAPGAYDKKAPPGYVRNVVGDPQAGELARATSFEVKYTTAFSDENPNACVII, encoded by the exons ATGGGTTTCCTTGATTCTGTCTTTGAATTCTTCGACTGTGATTGGCCAAGCCATAAAAAGCTCAAAAAGAAGCCACTTCGG ACAGTGGAGATAAAAGTGAAGCTGGACTGCGAAGGATGCGAAAGGAAGGTGAAAAAATCAGTGCAAGGCATGAAAGGGGTGACGCAAGTGGAGGTGAACCCTAAACAAAGCAAGCTCACGGTGGTGGGTTACGTGGATCCCGATAAGGTATTAGACCGGGTCAGGCATCGGACGGGGAAGAAGGTGGAGTTTTGGCCTTACGTGCCTTACGATGTGGTGCCGCACCCTTACGCACCGGGGGCGTATGATAAGAAAGCGCCGCCTGGGTATGTGCGGAATGTGGTAGGAGATCCTCAGGCCGGTGAGTTGGCCAGGGCTACCTCCTTTGAAGTGAAGTACACTACCGCGTTTAGCGATGAGAACCCAAATGCCTGTGTCATCATATGA
- the LOC121203551 gene encoding GDSL esterase/lipase EXL3 isoform X1 — protein MVFLSQFQTCFWTIILFLFMVLNCHVNEAALVLPKNVTVTAVFVFGDSIVDPGNNNNLPTIAKGNFLPYGRDFKDGPTGRFSNGRVPSDLIAEEFGVKGLVPAYLDPKTQLQDLLTGVSFASGAAGYDPLTAKTANVIPMSGQLELFKECIKKIKGGVGEERAATIISEAIYIVCTGSNDISNTYFSTPFRRPHYDINGYAEFNARYANQFLQDLYGLGARRIGLLGLPPIGCVPSQRTIGGGKNRDCYEAENQLAIAYNAKLSGVIDSLKAVYTLPDTKLIFLDIYYPLLSLIQNPAKYGFEVATKGCCGTGLIEASIFCNPTSIPLSCPDASKYVFWDGYHPSEKAYKILVPIIINTHLNEFF, from the exons ATggtttttttatctcaatttcaaaCATGTTTTTGGACCATCATCTTGTTCCTTTTTATGGTTCTAAATTGTCATGTAAATGAAGCAGCTTTGGTATTGCCTAAGAATGTAACTGTAACTGCAGTTTTTGTGTTTGGTGATTCAATTGTTGATCCAGGTAACAACAACAATCTCCCAACTATAGCTAAAGGCAATTTCTTACCTTACGGTCGAGATTTCAAGGATGGACCGACTGGACGGTTCTCGAATGGCAGAGTTCCTTCTGATCTTATAG CTGAAGAATTTGGTGTTAAGGGATTGGTACCTGCTTATCTTGATCCAAAAACACAGCTACAAGATCTCCTTACTGGTGTTAGTTTTGCCTCTGGTGCTGCAGGATATGATCCTCTCACTGCAAAAACCGCG AATGTAATACCGATGTCGGGTCAGTTAGAGCTGTTCAAGGAATGTATAAAGAAGATAAAAGGAGGAGTGGGTGAAGAGAGAGCTGCAACTATAATTTCAGAAGCTATATATATAGTGTGTACTGGCAgtaatgatatttcaaatacttatTTTTCTACTCCGTTTAGGAGACCTCATTATGATATCAATGGTTATGCAGAGTTCAACGCCCGCTATGCTAATCAGTTCTTGCag GACTTATATGGATTAGGAGCAAGAAGAATAGGGTTGTTGGGGTTGCCACCAATAGGGTGTGTGCCATCTCAAAGAACCATAGGTGGAGGCAAAAACAGGGATTGCTATGAGGCTGAGAACCAATTGGCAATTGCCTACAATGCCAAGCTCTCTGGTGTGATAGATTCTCTTAAAGCTGTTTACACTTTGCCTGACACAAAGCTCATCTTTCTTGACATTTACTATCCTCTTCTTTCCCTCATCCAAAACCCTGCAAAATATG GTTTTGAAGTAGCAACAAAAGGATGCTGTGGCACTGGACTAATAGAAGCTAGTATTTTTTGCAACCCTACAAGCATCCCTCTTTCATGCCCAGATGCCTCAAAATATGTTTTTTGGGATGGTTACCATCCATCTGAGAAGGCTTACAAGATACTTGTACCAATCATAATCAATACACATCTCaatgaatttttttga
- the LOC121203551 gene encoding GDSL esterase/lipase EXL3 isoform X2, which yields MVFLSQFQTCFWTIILFLFMVLNCHVNEAALVLPKNVTVTAVFVFGDSIVDPGNNNNLPTIAKGNFLPYGRDFKDGPTGRFSNGRVPSDLIAEEFGVKGLVPAYLDPKTQLQDLLTGVSFASGAAGYDPLTAKTANVIPMSGQLELFKECIKKIKGGVGEERAATIISEAIYIDLYGLGARRIGLLGLPPIGCVPSQRTIGGGKNRDCYEAENQLAIAYNAKLSGVIDSLKAVYTLPDTKLIFLDIYYPLLSLIQNPAKYGFEVATKGCCGTGLIEASIFCNPTSIPLSCPDASKYVFWDGYHPSEKAYKILVPIIINTHLNEFF from the exons ATggtttttttatctcaatttcaaaCATGTTTTTGGACCATCATCTTGTTCCTTTTTATGGTTCTAAATTGTCATGTAAATGAAGCAGCTTTGGTATTGCCTAAGAATGTAACTGTAACTGCAGTTTTTGTGTTTGGTGATTCAATTGTTGATCCAGGTAACAACAACAATCTCCCAACTATAGCTAAAGGCAATTTCTTACCTTACGGTCGAGATTTCAAGGATGGACCGACTGGACGGTTCTCGAATGGCAGAGTTCCTTCTGATCTTATAG CTGAAGAATTTGGTGTTAAGGGATTGGTACCTGCTTATCTTGATCCAAAAACACAGCTACAAGATCTCCTTACTGGTGTTAGTTTTGCCTCTGGTGCTGCAGGATATGATCCTCTCACTGCAAAAACCGCG AATGTAATACCGATGTCGGGTCAGTTAGAGCTGTTCAAGGAATGTATAAAGAAGATAAAAGGAGGAGTGGGTGAAGAGAGAGCTGCAACTATAATTTCAGAAGCTATATATATA GACTTATATGGATTAGGAGCAAGAAGAATAGGGTTGTTGGGGTTGCCACCAATAGGGTGTGTGCCATCTCAAAGAACCATAGGTGGAGGCAAAAACAGGGATTGCTATGAGGCTGAGAACCAATTGGCAATTGCCTACAATGCCAAGCTCTCTGGTGTGATAGATTCTCTTAAAGCTGTTTACACTTTGCCTGACACAAAGCTCATCTTTCTTGACATTTACTATCCTCTTCTTTCCCTCATCCAAAACCCTGCAAAATATG GTTTTGAAGTAGCAACAAAAGGATGCTGTGGCACTGGACTAATAGAAGCTAGTATTTTTTGCAACCCTACAAGCATCCCTCTTTCATGCCCAGATGCCTCAAAATATGTTTTTTGGGATGGTTACCATCCATCTGAGAAGGCTTACAAGATACTTGTACCAATCATAATCAATACACATCTCaatgaatttttttga